One Fusobacterium nucleatum genomic window carries:
- a CDS encoding ATP-binding protein, with amino-acid sequence MGKVKFTLLFIKNIYSLIKINIFKKDFLINILWIFLLSLIFFYSFSISFKFYFSILLGVWLFLILQYPIDKNENWYIQFIFFSIINSISFYLVRYFQKKIFLILSIKILITYYLILYCIILFKSVYYTSKTNLENDGDLFVERKYDLERLLNYLNYFSIIGINGEWGSGKSFLTDHLKNFILIKIDLLSCNVDEIQTVILNELDKLLKNQGIFSPFSPKLKKILQQGKLFENISQLFVKNDISYSEAITGLHNNLKSINNPIVIVYEDLDRVENTTVIKQILGISEKIAGDNIKILYQFSETNLLDKGIERTYLEKYIPFILNLTDIPFKSTLSYVLKQEIYKDSLLDEEDFEFLYLPVYLPHFNNFNNLNRPLTSIKFELKNVTIRKTQLFLNELNQVINEKEIYKKNKRVVILFFLLKHFYYEAYKKISSGESLLDTFTFLYQDKNDTVLNWVAYCHNEGINILDLMTTEDNKLSAFIISIFEYNCDIETINNDFEDFVNEARNNLKNKNLNEQKDRIIWNLIGNGKSEYTDCEKFVNSFYNEVIDTSKTEWIKNFKNLWSNLFDRKYKDMEKRDNNTIFKMGIPSMISLFQANYVIGRTGSQWINLIDFYFLYNKNLDMITPELIECLCYCELSDRNSYLYIINKFNNLKITKNLNSHKSYKRFLLEYLSMFSTLGFCDTYATSDLRDNSKEYIDINSIERNVFLPLRKKLEDLHRNIPMKIIQNDIEMLIKFLDKNIELVNTSDNFGKPDIHFDSKVTVRSFNQEVVDKLNQSKLNEKEFEKEVIEKYINQEITASEVSNLERYKKASHNFDYTRN; translated from the coding sequence TTGGGAAAAGTTAAATTTACATTATTATTTATAAAAAATATTTATAGTTTGATTAAAATAAATATTTTTAAAAAAGATTTTCTTATAAATATATTATGGATATTTTTATTGTCTTTAATATTTTTTTATTCTTTTTCTATTTCATTTAAATTTTATTTTTCTATCCTTTTAGGAGTATGGCTTTTTCTAATCTTACAATATCCTATAGATAAAAATGAAAATTGGTATATCCAATTTATTTTTTTTAGTATTATCAATTCAATTTCCTTTTATCTAGTTAGATATTTTCAAAAAAAAATTTTTCTTATTTTATCTATAAAAATTTTAATTACATATTACCTTATTTTATATTGTATAATTCTCTTTAAAAGTGTATACTATACATCAAAAACAAATTTAGAAAATGATGGAGATTTATTTGTTGAACGTAAGTATGATTTAGAAAGGCTTTTAAATTATTTAAATTATTTTTCTATTATTGGAATAAATGGGGAATGGGGAAGTGGTAAATCTTTTTTAACAGATCATTTAAAAAATTTTATACTAATTAAGATTGATTTATTATCTTGTAATGTAGATGAAATCCAAACAGTAATCTTAAATGAACTTGATAAATTACTAAAAAATCAAGGGATATTTTCACCATTTTCACCTAAATTAAAAAAAATTCTACAACAAGGCAAATTATTTGAAAACATCAGTCAATTATTTGTTAAAAATGATATTTCTTATTCAGAAGCAATAACTGGACTTCATAATAATTTAAAAAGTATTAATAACCCTATTGTTATTGTGTATGAAGATTTAGATAGAGTTGAAAATACTACTGTAATAAAACAAATACTTGGTATATCCGAAAAGATTGCTGGAGACAATATTAAAATCCTTTACCAATTTTCAGAAACAAATCTTTTAGATAAAGGAATAGAAAGAACCTATCTTGAAAAATATATCCCTTTTATATTAAATTTAACAGATATTCCTTTTAAAAGTACTTTATCTTATGTTCTTAAACAAGAAATTTATAAAGATTCTTTATTAGATGAAGAAGACTTTGAATTTTTATATTTACCAGTATATCTTCCTCATTTTAATAATTTTAATAATCTTAATCGTCCTTTAACTTCTATAAAATTTGAATTAAAAAATGTCACTATTAGAAAAACACAACTTTTTTTAAATGAACTTAATCAAGTAATTAATGAAAAAGAAATTTATAAAAAAAATAAAAGAGTAGTTATTCTATTTTTTCTATTAAAACATTTCTATTATGAAGCCTATAAAAAAATTTCCTCTGGAGAAAGTCTTTTAGATACATTTACTTTTTTATATCAAGATAAAAATGATACTGTATTAAATTGGGTAGCATATTGTCATAATGAAGGAATTAATATACTAGATTTAATGACAACCGAAGATAATAAACTATCAGCATTTATTATTAGTATTTTTGAATATAATTGTGATATTGAAACTATTAATAATGATTTTGAAGATTTTGTAAATGAGGCTAGAAATAATTTAAAAAATAAAAATTTAAATGAACAAAAAGATCGTATTATCTGGAACCTTATAGGTAATGGAAAATCTGAATATACTGACTGTGAAAAATTTGTAAACTCTTTTTATAATGAAGTTATAGACACTTCTAAAACAGAATGGATAAAAAATTTTAAAAATCTTTGGTCAAATCTATTTGATAGAAAATATAAAGATATGGAAAAAAGAGATAATAATACAATATTTAAAATGGGGATTCCTAGTATGATTTCACTATTTCAAGCAAATTATGTTATTGGAAGAACAGGTTCGCAATGGATAAACCTCATTGATTTTTATTTTTTATACAATAAAAATTTGGATATGATAACACCTGAATTGATAGAATGTTTATGTTATTGTGAGCTATCTGATAGAAATTCCTATTTATACATTATTAATAAATTTAATAATCTTAAAATTACTAAAAATTTAAATTCACATAAATCATATAAAAGATTTTTACTTGAATATCTTTCTATGTTTTCGACATTAGGATTTTGTGATACCTATGCTACCAGTGATTTAAGAGATAACTCTAAAGAATACATAGATATAAATTCAATTGAAAGAAATGTATTTCTTCCTTTAAGAAAAAAATTAGAAGATTTGCATAGAAATATTCCAATGAAAATAATACAAAATGACATAGAAATGCTTATAAAATTTTTAGATAAAAATATAGAACTTGTTAATACTAGTGATAACTTTGGAAAACCAGATATTCATTTTGATAGTAAAGTTACTGTTAGAAGTTTTAATCAAGAAGTAGTTGATAAATTAAATCAATCAAAATTAAATGAAAAAGAGTTTGAAAAAGAAGTTATAGAAAAATATATAAATCAAGAAATAACAGCAAGTGAAGTTTCAAACTTGGAAAGGTATAAAAAAGCATCTCATAATTTCGACTATACTCGAAACTAA
- a CDS encoding ATP-binding protein, producing MEIFIKNIGKVKEANIKIDGITVIAGENDTGKSTISKSLFTVFNSFYNIDKKITEQQKDIIKFTIAKNFAYNFELVKSITLKGFFGDTFNVNQLIDELIENFETYKDNNVKLKNTIVEHFKKYNFNLIEDNNINEIIEKIKEVLSIPRNEAEKSILNENLNNEFNKQINNIFLGEEGIIELKIKDKRIKLKLFENKVEKIENTPRINISTEALYLDDPFIIDSNFYNKPSNHKEFLRYRLFSKVDDKTNNLEKIIISKKFENIYKKLNSVCSGNMIESNKNTNDFSYRFNNKELDIKNLSAGLKTFVILKTLLEKGILEENGVIILDEPEIHLHPAWQVIFAELIVLIQKEFNMHILLNTHSPYFLNAIEIYADKHSIKEKCNFYSAYLSEQFSEFKDVTDNIEEIYYKLARPFQDLENERYSDD from the coding sequence ATGGAAATTTTTATAAAAAATATCGGAAAAGTTAAAGAAGCTAATATTAAGATTGATGGAATAACTGTAATAGCAGGAGAAAATGATACTGGAAAAAGTACTATAAGTAAATCTTTGTTTACAGTATTTAACTCATTTTATAATATTGATAAAAAAATAACTGAGCAACAAAAAGACATTATAAAATTTACAATAGCTAAAAATTTTGCTTATAATTTTGAATTAGTAAAAAGTATCACTCTTAAAGGTTTTTTTGGAGATACTTTTAATGTTAACCAACTTATAGATGAACTTATTGAAAACTTTGAAACATATAAAGATAACAATGTAAAATTAAAAAATACAATAGTTGAACATTTTAAAAAATATAATTTTAATTTAATAGAAGATAATAATATTAATGAAATAATTGAAAAAATCAAAGAAGTTTTAAGTATCCCTAGAAATGAAGCTGAAAAATCAATATTAAATGAAAATCTAAATAATGAATTTAACAAACAAATTAACAATATATTTTTAGGTGAAGAAGGAATAATTGAACTTAAGATAAAAGATAAAAGGATTAAACTTAAACTATTCGAAAATAAAGTAGAAAAAATTGAAAATACTCCTAGAATTAATATTAGTACAGAAGCTTTATATTTAGATGACCCTTTTATTATTGATAGTAATTTTTATAATAAGCCATCTAATCATAAAGAATTTTTAAGATATAGACTATTCTCCAAAGTAGATGATAAAACTAATAATCTTGAAAAAATCATTATATCCAAAAAATTTGAAAATATTTACAAAAAATTAAATAGTGTATGTTCTGGAAATATGATTGAATCTAATAAAAATACTAATGATTTTTCTTATAGATTTAATAATAAAGAACTAGATATTAAAAATTTATCTGCTGGATTAAAAACATTTGTAATCTTAAAAACTTTACTAGAAAAAGGTATTTTAGAAGAAAATGGAGTTATCATTTTAGATGAACCTGAAATTCATTTACACCCTGCTTGGCAAGTTATTTTTGCTGAACTAATTGTACTTATACAAAAAGAATTTAATATGCATATATTATTAAATACTCATAGTCCATATTTTTTAAATGCTATTGAGATCTATGCTGATAAACATAGTATTAAAGAAAAATGTAATTTTTATTCTGCTTATCTATCAGAACAATTTTCTGAATTCAAAGATGTTACAGATAATATAGAAGAAATTTATTATAAATTAGCAAGACCTTTTCAAGATTTAGAAAATGAGAGGTACTCTGATGATTAA
- the rlmD gene encoding 23S rRNA (uracil(1939)-C(5))-methyltransferase RlmD produces the protein MLKVSDIIKIKIDKIVFGGEGLGYYNGFAVFVPMSVPEDELEIEIISVKKTYARGLIKNIIKASPERVDSHKFTFEDFYGCDFAMLKYESQLKYKKLMVEEVMRKIAGLSDTEIADVLASKDIYNYRNKIIEPFSVYDNKIITGFFKRKSHEIFEVDENILNSKLGNRIIKELKEILNKNKISVYNEITHKGLLRNIMIRTNSNNEAMVVLIINSNKITENIKKLLFKLRENIEEIKSIYISLNSKKTNTVIGENNILIYGEKSIKENINGIEFHISPTSFFQINVKQAKRLYDIAISFFDNIDNKYIVDAYSGTGTIGMIIAKKAKKVYAIEIVKSASEDGEKTAKENGIENIEFINGPVEKELVNLINNNKRIDTIIFDPPRKGLEASIIDKVAELNLKEVVYISCNPSTFARDVKLFSEKGYILKKLQAVDMFPQTSHIECVGLIEKNI, from the coding sequence ATGTTAAAAGTATCTGATATTATAAAAATAAAAATAGATAAGATTGTCTTTGGTGGGGAAGGACTAGGATATTATAATGGTTTTGCTGTTTTTGTTCCTATGTCTGTTCCAGAAGATGAGCTTGAAATTGAAATTATTTCTGTAAAAAAGACTTATGCCAGAGGTTTAATTAAAAATATTATTAAAGCTTCACCTGAAAGAGTAGATAGTCATAAATTTACTTTTGAAGATTTCTATGGCTGTGATTTTGCTATGCTTAAATATGAAAGCCAATTAAAATATAAGAAACTTATGGTTGAAGAAGTTATGAGAAAAATTGCAGGACTTTCTGATACTGAAATTGCTGATGTTCTAGCAAGTAAAGATATCTACAATTATAGAAATAAAATTATTGAGCCATTTTCTGTTTATGATAACAAAATTATTACAGGATTCTTTAAAAGAAAAAGCCATGAAATTTTTGAAGTTGATGAAAATATTCTAAATTCTAAATTAGGTAATAGAATTATAAAAGAATTAAAAGAAATTTTAAATAAAAATAAAATTTCTGTCTACAATGAGATTACTCATAAAGGACTTTTAAGAAATATAATGATAAGAACAAATTCTAATAATGAAGCTATGGTTGTTCTCATTATAAATTCTAATAAGATTACTGAAAATATAAAAAAATTATTGTTTAAATTGAGAGAAAATATAGAAGAAATTAAATCTATTTATATTTCGTTAAATTCTAAAAAAACAAATACTGTCATTGGAGAAAATAATATTTTAATCTATGGAGAAAAATCTATTAAAGAAAATATAAATGGAATAGAATTTCATATATCTCCAACTTCATTTTTCCAAATAAATGTAAAACAAGCTAAAAGATTATATGATATAGCAATAAGTTTCTTTGATAATATAGATAATAAATATATAGTAGATGCTTATTCTGGTACTGGAACTATTGGAATGATAATAGCAAAGAAAGCTAAAAAAGTCTATGCTATTGAGATAGTAAAATCTGCCAGTGAAGATGGAGAAAAAACTGCTAAAGAAAATGGAATAGAAAATATTGAGTTTATTAATGGTCCCGTAGAAAAAGAATTAGTCAATCTTATAAATAACAATAAAAGAATAGATACCATTATATTTGACCCTCCAAGAAAGGGACTAGAAGCTTCTATCATAGATAAGGTTGCTGAACTTAATCTAAAAGAAGTTGTATATATCTCTTGTAATCCCTCAACATTTGCAAGAGATGTGAAGCTATTTTCTGAAAAAGGATATATTTTAAAGAAATTACAAGCTGTGGATATGTTCCCACAAACTAGCCATATTGAGTGTGTGGGATTGATAGAGAAGAATATATGA
- the rsmH gene encoding 16S rRNA (cytosine(1402)-N(4))-methyltransferase RsmH, translated as MEKIGNDYHIPVLYYETLDNLVINLDGIYIDCTLGGGSHSEGILERLSDKGLLISIDQDTNAIEYSKKRLEKFGSNWKVFKGNFENIDTTAYMAGVDKVDGILMDIGVSSKQLDDPDRGFSYRYDVKLDMRMNTDQKISAYDVVNTYSEEQLSKIIFEYGEERHARKIAKLIVEERKSSPIEKTSDLITLIKRAYPERASKHPAKKTFQAIRIEVNRELEVLENAMSKAVELLKVGGRLAIITFHSLEDRIVKNKFKDLATACKCPKDIPICVCGGVKKFEIVTKKPIIPIDDELKNNNRAHSSKLRILERILD; from the coding sequence ATGGAAAAAATTGGAAATGATTATCATATCCCTGTCTTGTACTATGAAACCTTAGATAATTTAGTTATAAATCTAGATGGTATCTATATAGACTGTACACTTGGCGGTGGAAGTCATTCAGAAGGAATTTTAGAAAGATTGTCTGATAAAGGTCTTCTTATATCTATTGACCAAGACACTAATGCAATAGAATATTCTAAAAAGAGATTAGAAAAATTTGGTTCAAACTGGAAAGTATTTAAGGGAAATTTTGAAAATATTGATACTACTGCCTATATGGCTGGAGTTGATAAAGTTGATGGGATTTTAATGGATATAGGTGTTTCTTCTAAACAACTTGATGATCCAGATAGAGGTTTTTCATATAGATATGATGTAAAATTAGATATGAGAATGAATACAGATCAAAAAATTTCTGCTTATGATGTTGTGAATACTTACTCTGAAGAACAACTATCAAAGATAATTTTTGAATATGGTGAAGAAAGACATGCTAGAAAAATTGCAAAGCTTATAGTTGAAGAAAGAAAATCTTCTCCAATAGAAAAAACTTCTGATTTAATTACTTTAATTAAAAGAGCTTATCCAGAAAGAGCTTCAAAGCATCCAGCTAAAAAGACTTTTCAAGCTATTAGAATTGAAGTAAATAGAGAACTAGAGGTTTTAGAAAATGCTATGTCTAAGGCTGTTGAACTTTTAAAAGTTGGTGGAAGACTAGCCATTATAACTTTCCATTCATTAGAAGATAGAATAGTAAAAAATAAATTTAAAGATTTAGCAACTGCTTGTAAGTGTCCAAAGGATATTCCTATCTGTGTATGTGGTGGAGTTAAAAAATTTGAAATTGTTACAAAAAAGCCTATAATACCAATAGATGATGAACTAAAAAATAATAATAGAGCACACTCATCAAAACTTAGAATTTTAGAAAGGATACTAGACTAA
- a CDS encoding YggT family protein, translated as MSLLAYSLITIIHRLSWLAYILVMIRVIISWFPMNNNFTDLIYNITEPMLKPFKDVLDRYLNIPIDLSPLLFIITIEAVEKILIRLIIVIF; from the coding sequence ATGTCACTTTTAGCATATTCACTTATAACTATAATACATAGGTTAAGTTGGCTTGCTTATATTTTAGTAATGATTAGAGTTATTATATCTTGGTTTCCAATGAATAATAATTTTACTGATCTTATTTATAATATAACTGAGCCTATGTTAAAACCATTTAAAGATGTCTTAGATAGATATTTAAACATACCTATTGACTTATCTCCTTTGCTTTTTATAATTACTATAGAGGCAGTTGAGAAAATTTTAATAAGATTAATTATAGTTATTTTTTAA
- the pgsA gene encoding CDP-diacylglycerol--glycerol-3-phosphate 3-phosphatidyltransferase, translating to MNLPNRLTMIRFILAIPFIIFLQYSDSSKYGLIFRLISLVIFVIASLTDFFDGYIARKYNLITDFGKIMDPLADKILVISALVIFVQLEYIPGWMSIVVLAREFLISGIRILAAAKGEIIAAGNLGKYKTTSQMLVVVIALAIGPIGFYISDYFFTVTEVLMLIPVILTIWSGWEYTFKAKHYFTEQ from the coding sequence ATGAATTTACCTAATAGACTTACTATGATTAGATTTATATTGGCAATTCCTTTTATAATATTTTTACAATATTCAGATTCAAGTAAATATGGTTTGATTTTTAGATTAATTTCTCTTGTGATATTTGTAATTGCATCACTTACAGATTTCTTTGATGGCTATATTGCAAGAAAATATAATTTAATAACTGATTTTGGGAAAATTATGGATCCTCTTGCTGATAAGATACTTGTAATTTCAGCTCTTGTAATATTTGTGCAATTAGAGTATATCCCAGGTTGGATGTCTATTGTTGTCTTAGCACGTGAATTTTTAATCAGTGGAATAAGAATACTTGCTGCAGCAAAAGGTGAAATCATTGCTGCAGGTAATTTGGGAAAATATAAGACAACAAGCCAAATGCTTGTTGTCGTAATTGCATTAGCAATAGGTCCTATTGGTTTTTATATATCTGATTATTTCTTTACTGTGACAGAAGTATTGATGTTAATACCTGTTATTTTAACAATATGGTCAGGTTGGGAATATACTTTCAAGGCAAAACACTATTTTACTGAACAATGA
- the pnp gene encoding polyribonucleotide nucleotidyltransferase, protein MFDEKIMELELAGRTLKVSTGKISRQSAGAIVIQYGDTVLLSTANRSKEARKGADFFPLTVDYIEKFYSTGKFPGGFNKREGRPSTNATLVARLIDRPIRPMFPDGFNYDVHIVNTVLSYDEINMPDYLGVIGSSLALMISDIPFLGPVASVIVGYKNGEFILNPSPKELEESELDLIVAGTKEAVNMVEAGAKELDEETMLKAIMFAHENIKKICEFQEEFSKLYGKENIEFEKPEVLPLVKNFIDTNGHERLQQAVLTTGKKNREEAVDSLEEELIEKFIQENYPDVPEEELPEDVILEFKTYYHDLMKKLVREAILYHKHRVDGRTTTEIRPLDAQINVLPVPHGSALFTRGETQSLAITTLGTKEDEQLIDDLEKEYYKKFYLHYNFPPYSVGEVGRMGSPGRRELGHGSLAERALNYVIPTEEEFPYTIRVVSEITESNGSSSQASICGGSLSLMSAGVPIKEHVAGIAMGLIKEGEEFTVLTDIMGLEDHLGDMDFKVAGTKSGITALQMDIKITGITEEIMRIALNQAHEARIQILELMNNTISKPAELKSNVPRIQQITIPKDKIAVLIGPGGKNIKGIIDQTGSTVDITDDGLVSVFAKDAETLEKTLKLIDSFVREVEYNEVYEGRVVSIMKFGAFMEILPGKEGLLHISEISPERVEKVEDVLSVGDVFKVRVISMEGGKISLSKKKV, encoded by the coding sequence ATGTTTGATGAAAAAATTATGGAGCTAGAGCTTGCTGGAAGAACTTTAAAAGTTTCAACTGGTAAAATTTCTAGACAATCTGCTGGAGCTATTGTAATTCAATATGGAGATACAGTTCTTCTATCTACTGCTAACCGTAGTAAAGAAGCTAGAAAAGGTGCAGACTTTTTCCCATTAACTGTTGACTACATAGAAAAATTTTATTCAACTGGTAAATTCCCAGGAGGATTTAACAAGAGAGAAGGAAGACCTTCAACAAATGCTACATTGGTAGCAAGACTTATTGACAGACCAATAAGACCAATGTTTCCAGATGGTTTTAACTATGATGTACATATAGTTAATACTGTTCTATCTTATGATGAAATAAATATGCCTGATTATTTAGGTGTAATTGGTTCATCTCTTGCACTTATGATTTCTGATATTCCATTCTTAGGACCTGTTGCAAGTGTAATAGTTGGGTATAAGAATGGAGAATTTATTTTAAATCCTTCTCCAAAAGAATTGGAAGAAAGCGAACTTGATTTAATAGTTGCTGGAACAAAAGAAGCTGTAAATATGGTTGAAGCAGGAGCAAAAGAATTAGATGAAGAAACTATGCTAAAAGCAATTATGTTTGCACATGAAAATATTAAAAAGATTTGTGAATTCCAAGAAGAATTTTCTAAATTATATGGAAAAGAAAATATAGAATTTGAAAAACCAGAAGTTTTACCTCTTGTTAAAAATTTCATAGACACTAATGGACATGAAAGATTACAACAAGCTGTTTTAACTACTGGTAAGAAAAATAGAGAAGAAGCTGTTGATTCATTAGAAGAAGAATTGATAGAAAAATTCATACAAGAAAACTATCCTGATGTTCCAGAAGAAGAATTACCAGAAGATGTAATATTAGAATTTAAAACTTACTACCATGATTTAATGAAAAAATTAGTTAGAGAAGCTATTTTATATCATAAACATAGAGTTGATGGAAGAACAACAACCGAAATAAGACCATTAGATGCTCAAATAAATGTATTACCTGTTCCTCATGGTTCAGCATTATTTACAAGAGGAGAAACTCAATCTCTTGCAATTACAACATTAGGAACTAAAGAAGATGAGCAATTAATAGATGACTTAGAAAAAGAATATTACAAAAAATTCTATCTACACTATAACTTCCCTCCATATTCAGTTGGAGAAGTTGGAAGAATGGGTTCACCTGGAAGAAGAGAATTAGGACATGGTTCACTTGCTGAAAGAGCTTTAAACTATGTTATTCCTACAGAAGAAGAATTTCCTTACACTATAAGAGTTGTATCTGAAATAACTGAATCTAATGGTTCATCTTCACAAGCTTCTATCTGTGGTGGTTCATTATCACTTATGTCAGCTGGTGTTCCTATAAAAGAACATGTTGCTGGTATAGCAATGGGACTTATTAAAGAAGGAGAAGAATTTACAGTTCTAACAGATATAATGGGACTTGAAGACCACTTAGGAGATATGGACTTTAAGGTTGCTGGTACAAAATCTGGAATCACAGCTTTACAAATGGATATTAAAATTACTGGTATAACTGAAGAAATTATGAGAATTGCCTTAAATCAAGCTCATGAAGCTAGAATACAAATATTAGAGCTTATGAATAATACAATTTCTAAACCTGCTGAGCTAAAATCTAATGTACCTAGAATACAACAAATTACTATTCCAAAAGATAAGATTGCAGTTCTTATTGGACCAGGTGGAAAAAATATTAAAGGTATCATAGACCAAACAGGTTCAACTGTTGATATAACTGATGATGGACTTGTATCTGTTTTTGCAAAAGATGCTGAAACATTAGAAAAAACTTTAAAACTTATAGATTCTTTTGTAAGAGAAGTTGAGTACAATGAAGTTTATGAAGGACGTGTAGTTTCTATAATGAAATTTGGTGCATTTATGGAAATTCTTCCTGGTAAAGAAGGATTGCTTCATATTTCTGAAATTTCACCTGAAAGAGTTGAAAAAGTTGAAGATGTACTTTCAGTTGGAGATGTATTTAAAGTAAGAGTTATTTCTATGGAAGGTGGAAAAATCTCTTTAAGTAAAAAGAAGGTTTAA
- a CDS encoding galactose mutarotase translates to MEEIKIYTLENKFLKVEFLNLGAIIKKIELKDKNGNIKNIVLGYEDIEKYRENPAYLGAIIGRTAGRIKDGILKLDDTEYQLDKNNNGNTLHGGKNSISHRFWSVENIENGLCFSIKSSNLDNGYPANVEIKVSYILNDNELLIKYFATTDSLTYLNLTNHSYFNLSGNPDNIIYEDILKIDSNYLIGINENSIPSETINLDNNIFNFKEAKKLEEFFKADDKQKTIANNGIDHPYIFNEKIGKLEIKNIKSGIKMSVETNNSAVVIYTANYLQDIGFKKHSAICFETQEVPNLYRDKNINVYPTFIDENTHYEKYTKFIFENIN, encoded by the coding sequence TTGGAAGAAATAAAAATATATACACTTGAAAATAAATTTTTAAAAGTTGAATTTTTAAATTTAGGAGCTATTATTAAAAAAATAGAACTTAAAGATAAAAATGGAAATATAAAAAATATTGTTCTTGGTTATGAAGATATTGAAAAATATAGAGAAAATCCTGCTTACTTAGGAGCAATAATAGGAAGAACAGCCGGAAGAATAAAAGATGGTATATTAAAACTAGATGATACTGAATATCAATTAGATAAAAATAATAATGGAAATACCTTACATGGAGGGAAAAATTCTATCAGCCATAGATTTTGGAGTGTTGAAAACATTGAAAATGGGCTTTGTTTTTCTATAAAAAGTTCTAATTTAGATAATGGTTATCCTGCAAATGTAGAAATAAAAGTTAGTTATATTTTAAATGACAATGAACTTTTAATAAAATATTTTGCTACAACTGATAGTTTAACTTATTTAAATCTAACTAATCACAGTTATTTTAATTTAAGTGGAAATCCTGATAACATTATCTATGAAGATATTTTAAAAATAGATTCTAATTACTTGATTGGAATAAATGAAAATTCTATTCCTTCTGAAACTATAAATTTGGATAATAATATTTTTAATTTTAAAGAAGCTAAAAAATTAGAAGAATTTTTTAAAGCTGATGATAAACAAAAAACTATTGCTAATAATGGTATTGATCATCCTTATATTTTTAATGAAAAAATTGGAAAATTAGAGATTAAAAATATAAAAAGTGGAATTAAAATGTCAGTTGAAACAAATAACTCAGCTGTTGTAATCTACACTGCTAATTATTTACAAGATATAGGTTTTAAAAAGCATTCTGCCATTTGTTTTGAAACTCAAGAAGTACCAAATTTATATAGAGATAAAAATATAAATGTTTACCCTACTTTTATTGATGAAAATACTCATTATGAAAAATATACAAAATTCATTTTTGAAAATATCAACTAA
- a CDS encoding TSUP family transporter, whose amino-acid sequence MEFDIVKFLILAVFCFIAAVIDAISGGGGLISLPAYFAVGFPTHVALGTNKVSSTLSTIASSFKFWKSKKVNVGIVSKLFIFSFIGAILGSLTTISIEPKYFKPISFVTLILVFLYTLKNKNIGETNYYKGTTPKTLLVGKIMAFLLGFYDGFLGPGTGSFLIFCLIKIFKVDFSFASGNTKILNLSSNFASLLVFTILGKSNFLYGVPIAIIMSFGAILGAKLAILKGNKFIKPIFLVVTSILILKMSYEIFF is encoded by the coding sequence ATGGAATTTGATATTGTAAAATTCTTGATTCTCGCAGTTTTTTGTTTTATTGCAGCTGTTATAGATGCAATTTCTGGTGGTGGAGGTTTAATTTCCTTACCTGCATATTTTGCAGTAGGTTTCCCTACACATGTAGCTTTAGGAACAAATAAAGTTTCTTCTACATTATCTACTATAGCAAGCTCTTTTAAATTTTGGAAATCAAAAAAAGTTAATGTTGGGATCGTTTCAAAATTATTTATATTTTCATTTATAGGAGCAATTTTAGGTTCTTTAACAACTATTTCTATTGAACCAAAATATTTTAAACCTATCTCATTTGTTACACTTATATTAGTTTTTTTGTATACTTTAAAAAACAAAAACATAGGAGAGACTAATTATTATAAAGGAACTACTCCTAAAACATTATTAGTAGGAAAAATAATGGCTTTTTTACTAGGTTTTTATGATGGTTTTTTAGGTCCTGGTACTGGCTCATTTTTAATATTTTGTTTAATAAAAATATTTAAAGTAGATTTTTCTTTTGCAAGTGGAAATACAAAAATTTTAAATCTGTCTAGTAATTTTGCAAGCCTTTTAGTATTCACAATTTTAGGAAAATCTAACTTTTTATATGGCGTCCCTATTGCTATTATAATGTCATTTGGAGCAATTTTAGGAGCTAAACTTGCTATATTAAAAGGAAACAAGTTTATAAAACCTATATTTTTAGTTGTAACAAGTATTTTAATTTTAAAAATGTCATATGAGATATTCTTTTAG